Below is a genomic region from Spirosoma radiotolerans.
GGAGTTGGATTGCCGATAATTTCGGTGAGCAGGCCAATCATGTTGTGAAAGTGCGTGGTAGTACGCAACCCGCCATTATACCAGGTCGAAAAAACAGATCCGCCAAGACGCGTATAACCCGGTTTGTTCTCCGCATTTAGTCGGTTGATCATCGCGGCTCCTAAAGCGTCAATACCGGTAATCATCAGTGGATCAAACACATAGTTGAACGGATCGCGGTAGGGCGGCCCCGCCAGAACCGAACCGGCTGGCCCGCGCTGGTGGTGGTTGTACATGATCTGCGGCATCCACTCAACAAATAGCTGACGACCGATATTCTGAGACTCTTTCATGTTCATAATGAAGAAATCCCGGTTGTTATCGTGCCCAACGTATTTCTGATATAAGCGCGGCAAGTTATCCAGCGTTCGTTTCTCGGGTGTCGGATTGCGCATATACCAGTTCGACACAATCTCCTGCCCATCCGGGTTGGCATGCGTCAGCAGAATAACGACATTATCGAGAATCTTCAGCGTCTCGGGATCTTTGCGGCTGACCAGCTGATAAGCCGTTTCAATGAGCTGGTGAGTGCCAACGGTCTCGGTGGCGTGCAAACCGCCATCGATCCAGACAATGGCTTTCCCTTCATTGGATAGGGCGCGGGCTTGTTCTTCGCTGATGCCTTCGGCACGGGCTAACTTTTGGGAGATTTCTTTGTAAGTAGCCAACTTTTTGATGTTTTCCGGCGAAGAAACGATCAGCATAAACTGATGGCGTCCTTCTTCGGTCAGACCAATATCAACCAGTTTGGTCCGGTCTGAAGTTGCCAGTTTTTTAATGTAGGCTTCGGTCTGGGTATAAGTAGCCAGGTGGTAATCGTCGCCGATAGCAAAACCAAAGTGCTCTTTGGGCGTAGGGATTGTTTGTGCCTGCACAACCAGTACGCCCAGCGACAGCACGAACATAAACGAATGGAGAATTTTTTGAATCATAAGAATATTGGATCGGGCAGTTGTGGTAACGCATACAAATTAGGCACTTATCTGCACAGACTACCAAACCTTTGTTACTTTTTTTAACAGTATGCCTTTTTTTATATTGCATTATAGACTATTGCCAAAATCAATATTAAGTATTTATACTGTCCGCCCACGTATATAGTGAGCTTATTCTGGTCTATAAAAAAAGGGATTACAGTTATGTAATCCCTTTTTTTAGTATTTAAAAAGCCCGTTATACGTCCGTAGCACCAGTCTCTTTCCAGCTTCTGGACGTTGCCGATTCCAGCACCGCTTCGCAGACTTTCTGGGTTTGCAAGGCATCCAGGAATGTAGGCGCACAAGGTTCGCCAGTTTCAAGACTCTTGAAGAAATCAGCGGCCTGGTGCACAAAGGTATGTTCATAGCCAATGATCGTTCCGGGTATCCACCACCGCTTCATGTACGGCTGATCGCCATCCGTTACAAGTATCGAACGCCAGCCCCGCACAATAGAATCATCCGCATGGTCGAAATACTCCAGGCGATTCATGTCATGTAAATCCCACCGAATAGACGCATGCTCGCCGTTGATTTCCAGTGTATATAAAGCTTTATGGCCACGGGCGTAGCGCGTCGCTTCGAAAAGCCCTAACGAGCCGTTGCCAAAATGGCAATGAAAAATACAGGCATCGTCGATACCGACTGGCTGGACTTTACCCGTTACCTGATGCATCCGCTCTTTGACAAACGTTTCGGTAACGGCCGATACATCCGTAATAGCCCCATTCAGCCACATGGCCGTGTCGATGCAGTGAGCCAGCAGATCACCGGTTACACCCGACCCGGCCGCATCGACATCCATACGCCAGGTACCGGTTCCGCCTTGTGGCACATCGGCACTGATGGTCCAGTCTTGCAGGAAGTTGGCCCGGTAGTGAAAAATCTTGCCAAGCTTGCCCGAATCAATGATTTGTTTGGCCAGCGTAACGGCGGGTACACGCCGGTAGTTATACCAGACGGTATTCTGAACGCCTGCCTTTTCTACAGCGTCTACCATTTGCTGGGCTTCGGCCAGGGTTCGGGCGAGGGGTTTCTCGCATAGAATCATCTTCCCGGCTGCGGCTGCGGCAATAGCAATTTCGGCGTGGGTATTGTTGGGGGTACAAATATCGACGGCGTCAATATCATCGCGGGCAATGATGGCTCTCCAATCCGTTTCGATGGACTCATAGCCCCACTGATCAGCAAATTTCTGTACACTCTCTTTGTTGCGCGAACAAACAGCCTTCAGTACCGGACGGTATTCCAATTCAGGAAAAAAATCGCCGATTCGTTTATATCCATTCGAGTGCGTCCGGCCCATTAAACCGGCTCCTATCAAACCAATTCGTATCTCTTTCTTGGGTGTCATGTTGTTGGGTATTCAGTTTAGGGTATTCGGTTTACCGACTATTCACGCCAGCCATGTTCGTTCCGCACCTTGATCATCGTCCCCAGAATGTCATTCCAGGTTTGCTGGTTATTCATTACGGAATTGGGAAACATACAACCATCCCAACAAATGTGCTTAAAGGCTTTGGTGAGTACCCCATTTTCGTCGCGCAGCCAATACCCAGCATCATGAACGACATCGAGTTTACCGTTTGGGTCTAAAGCCTGGCAATGCCGACCGGTCTTATCGTGCGATCCGGAACCGAATACCGTACCGTCATTTTGCGCCACGTGGAAGTCGATTGTCCATGGACGCAGGGCTTTTGTTATTGTTTTAAGGGCTTCCTCCAGTGTTTTCCGGTCACTCCAGTCAAAGTCAGGGGGCAAAATACGATCTTGCTCACGGTTGTAGCCCAATGTGTACAACAAGGTATGGGCCATATCGGCCTGAAAACCCATATTTGGGCGATCGACCGCTTCCAGCGTTTCAAGCATGGTTTTCCAGCTCTGCATTCCGCCCCAGCAGATTTCGCCTTCAGCGGCCAGCTTCTCACCAAAATCAGCGGCTACATCGCAGGCTTCACGAAACGTTTGGGCAATGATTTTGGAGTTCCCTTCGGGATCGGCATCCCAGGCCTGGGGCGAGCTGGACGAATCAATGCGGACAATGCCACTTGGCCGAATACCCAATTCGCGTAGCCGCTGCCCGAAGTGACAGGCTTTGCGTACCATTTCGACAAACGTAGCCCGTTCTTCTTTACTGCCCATTGCCGAACCTGCCCAGATGGGAGCTACCAGCGAACCAATTTCAAGGTCATAACCCGATACC
It encodes:
- a CDS encoding sugar phosphate isomerase/epimerase family protein, producing the protein MNENNYPKLHNATWPGIVGKGPDSEPPIPFDTMLEMTAAAEVDGVKFDGIDIGLLDPHINIDSTDDDIKRLVDKVSGYDLEIGSLVAPIWAGSAMGSKEERATFVEMVRKACHFGQRLRELGIRPSGIVRIDSSSSPQAWDADPEGNSKIIAQTFREACDVAADFGEKLAAEGEICWGGMQSWKTMLETLEAVDRPNMGFQADMAHTLLYTLGYNREQDRILPPDFDWSDRKTLEEALKTITKALRPWTIDFHVAQNDGTVFGSGSHDKTGRHCQALDPNGKLDVVHDAGYWLRDENGVLTKAFKHICWDGCMFPNSVMNNQQTWNDILGTMIKVRNEHGWRE
- a CDS encoding Gfo/Idh/MocA family protein, which produces MTPKKEIRIGLIGAGLMGRTHSNGYKRIGDFFPELEYRPVLKAVCSRNKESVQKFADQWGYESIETDWRAIIARDDIDAVDICTPNNTHAEIAIAAAAAGKMILCEKPLARTLAEAQQMVDAVEKAGVQNTVWYNYRRVPAVTLAKQIIDSGKLGKIFHYRANFLQDWTISADVPQGGTGTWRMDVDAAGSGVTGDLLAHCIDTAMWLNGAITDVSAVTETFVKERMHQVTGKVQPVGIDDACIFHCHFGNGSLGLFEATRYARGHKALYTLEINGEHASIRWDLHDMNRLEYFDHADDSIVRGWRSILVTDGDQPYMKRWWIPGTIIGYEHTFVHQAADFFKSLETGEPCAPTFLDALQTQKVCEAVLESATSRSWKETGATDV